TGTTAGACCAACCACCACCTAAATGGTTAAGTAAATGTTCCACAGTGATTTGATCGACATTGGGTTTATAGGGGGTTGTGCCGTAGGTAGTGCCTAAAATCCCACCTTGAGCGAAAATGCGATCGCTTAACTTTAGCTTACCTTGCTCCACCAGTTTCATAATTGCGATCGCGGTAATAGGTTTGGATACACTGGCAATGCGGAAACGGTGACGAGGTGCGACTCTTTCACCCGCCGATTTATCAGCCAAGCCGTAGGTTTTAGCTAACACTAAGCGTCCATCTTTAGCAATAGCCAAAGAAAGACCAGGAACATCATAATCTTGCATAAACTGCGCCACAGTTTGATCAATAGCTTGCAATTCTGAAGACTTATAGCCGTTTTGACTTTCCCAGATGGCTGCATATCTGTCTGAACCATTGACGGTGTAACCATTCACCCATACAGGACGATAGCCTTGATAAAAGTAACGTTCAAATTCGTCTTGATATGCTTGGGAACTCATACCATGACGCGCTACCCAAGCCCCACTACCGGATTTTTCCCAGAGTGCGGCATATCTATCTTGACCGTTGAGACTGTAGCCACTAACTTTAATTAAGCGAAAACCTTGGGCAGTGAATTTGTTAAATTCGCTTTGATATTCTGCCGAAGTCATCCTGTGACGCCCTACCCAAGCTGGTGCATTCGCAGTTTTTTCAAAGATGACAGCATAAAAATCTTGATTTTCCACAGTGTAGCCGCTAACATCCACAGGACGATAACCTTGGGCAGTGTATTTGTTAAATTCGCTTTGATATTGAGCCGAAGTTAACCCATGACGCGCCACCCAAGCTGGTGCATTAGCTGATTTTTCAAAGATGACAGCATAAAAATCTTGATTTCCCACCCCGTAGCCACTCACCTGCACCGGACGATAACCTTGGGCAGTGTATTTGTTAAATTCACTTTGATATTGTGCCGAAGTCAACCCATGACGCGCTACCCATGCAGGTGCATTGGCGGTTTTTTCAAAAAGTACAGCATAGCGGTCTTGATTACCTACAGCGTAACCACTCACCTGCACTGGACGAAAACCCTGGGCAGTGTATTTGTTAAATTCACTTTGATATTGTGCCGAAGTCAACCCATGACGCGCTACCCATGCAGATGATGCTGCTACCGCTACTGAGTGTTGATTTGGGAATAAATCACTGAGGATGATTGCGGTTGAACTCATCCCCATCAATTGCATAAATCGACGGCGGCTTTTTAAAGACAAATTCATATTCATTTATTTCCTTAAGTAAATTAAGTTATTAGTCATACAATCCAATAAGTCTTTTTTCAATTCAATATAGCATTTCCCAGTAAGCGCCAAGTATATCTAATAACCTCACCCCCAACCCCTCTCCTTGGTAAGGAGAGGGGAGATAAAGCACAGCTTTATTGGGGTGAGGTAATCGTGATACCTCAGTTGCTTAGGAAAGGCTATATACAATTAATCATGTAGCAAATACAGAAAAATTAAGAAT
Above is a window of Nostoc sp. UHCC 0702 DNA encoding:
- a CDS encoding serine hydrolase → MNMNLSLKSRRRFMQLMGMSSTAIILSDLFPNQHSVAVAASSAWVARHGLTSAQYQSEFNKYTAQGFRPVQVSGYAVGNQDRYAVLFEKTANAPAWVARHGLTSAQYQSEFNKYTAQGYRPVQVSGYGVGNQDFYAVIFEKSANAPAWVARHGLTSAQYQSEFNKYTAQGYRPVDVSGYTVENQDFYAVIFEKTANAPAWVGRHRMTSAEYQSEFNKFTAQGFRLIKVSGYSLNGQDRYAALWEKSGSGAWVARHGMSSQAYQDEFERYFYQGYRPVWVNGYTVNGSDRYAAIWESQNGYKSSELQAIDQTVAQFMQDYDVPGLSLAIAKDGRLVLAKTYGLADKSAGERVAPRHRFRIASVSKPITAIAIMKLVEQGKLKLSDRIFAQGGILGTTYGTTPYKPNVDQITVEHLLNHLGGGWSNSSNDPMFSNPSMNHTQLISWVLDNRPLDNAPGTKYAYSNFGFCVLGRVIEKVTGQTYENYVKTNILKPSGVTNMEISGDTLAEKKANEVTYYGQGGEGPYGMKVARMDAHGGWIAKPIDLVRLSVRVDGLNPKPDILGASAIATMYQGSSVNSGYAKGWAVNLANNHWHNGSLPGEQAFLVNTSDGFSWAVLVNTRSPKSDFSGDLDQLMWKIRSKVTNWPSFDLF